The following coding sequences are from one Saccopteryx bilineata isolate mSacBil1 chromosome 3, mSacBil1_pri_phased_curated, whole genome shotgun sequence window:
- the LOC136330316 gene encoding serine/arginine-rich splicing factor 7 isoform X6: MSRYGRYGGETKVYVGNLGTGAGKGELERAFSYYGPLRTVWIARNPPGFAFVEFEDPRDAEDAVRGLDGKVICGSRVRVELSTGMPRRSRFDRPPARRPFDPNDRCYECGEKGHYAYDCHRYSRRRRSSRSRSRSHSRSRGRRYSRSRSRSRGRRSRSASPRRSRSVSLRRSRSASLRRSRSGSIKGSRSRSRSRSRSRSLSPPRSSRSKSRSPSPKRSRSPSGSPRRSPSPERVD; this comes from the exons ATGTCGCGTTATGGGCGGTACGGAGGAG AAACCAAGGTGTATGTTGGTAACCTGGGAACTGGTGCTGGCAAAGGAGAGTTAGAAAGGGCTTTCAGTTATTATGGTCCATTAAGAACTGTGTGGATTGCGAGAAATCCTCCAGGATTTGCCTTTGTGGAATTTGAAGACCCTAGAGATGCAGAAGATGCAGTGCGAGGCCTGGATGGCAA ggTGATTTGTGGTTCCCGAGTAAGGGTTGAACTATCAACAGGCATGCCTCGGAGATCTCGTTTTGATAGACCACCTGCCCGACGTCCCTTTGATCCCAATGATAGATGTtatgagtgtggagaaaagggacattATGCTTATGATTGTCATCGCTATAGTCGGCGAAGAAGAAGCAgcag GTCACGCTCTAGATCACATTCGAGATCCAGAGGTAGGCGATACTCTCGCTCACGAAGCAGGAGCAGGGGAAGGAG gtCAAGATCAGCATCTCCTCGACGATCCAGATCTGTATCTCTCCGTAGATCACGATCAGCCTCCCTCAGACGCTCTAGATCTGGTTCTATAAAAGGATCGAG ATCCCGATCGAGGTCAAGATCAAGATCCAGGTCTCTTTCACCACCGAGAAGCAG CCGATCAAAGTCTAGATCTCCATCTCCAAAAAGAAG tCGTTCCCCATCAGGAAGTCCGCGAAGAAGCCCAAGTCCTGAAAGAGTGGACTGA
- the LOC136330316 gene encoding serine/arginine-rich splicing factor 7 isoform X3 codes for MSRYGRYGGETKVYVGNLGTGAGKGELERAFSYYGPLRTVWIARNPPGFAFVEFEDPRDAEDAVRGLDGKVICGSRVRVELSTGMPRRSRFDRPPARRPFDPNDRCYECGEKGHYAYDCHRYSRRRRSSRSRSRSHSRSRGRRYSRSRSRSRGRRSRSASPRRSRSVSLRRSRSASLRRSRSGSIKGSRYFQSRSRSRSRSRSLSPPRSSRSKSRSPSPKRSRSPSGSPRRSPSPERVD; via the exons ATGTCGCGTTATGGGCGGTACGGAGGAG AAACCAAGGTGTATGTTGGTAACCTGGGAACTGGTGCTGGCAAAGGAGAGTTAGAAAGGGCTTTCAGTTATTATGGTCCATTAAGAACTGTGTGGATTGCGAGAAATCCTCCAGGATTTGCCTTTGTGGAATTTGAAGACCCTAGAGATGCAGAAGATGCAGTGCGAGGCCTGGATGGCAA ggTGATTTGTGGTTCCCGAGTAAGGGTTGAACTATCAACAGGCATGCCTCGGAGATCTCGTTTTGATAGACCACCTGCCCGACGTCCCTTTGATCCCAATGATAGATGTtatgagtgtggagaaaagggacattATGCTTATGATTGTCATCGCTATAGTCGGCGAAGAAGAAGCAgcag GTCACGCTCTAGATCACATTCGAGATCCAGAGGTAGGCGATACTCTCGCTCACGAAGCAGGAGCAGGGGAAGGAG gtCAAGATCAGCATCTCCTCGACGATCCAGATCTGTATCTCTCCGTAGATCACGATCAGCCTCCCTCAGACGCTCTAGATCTGGTTCTATAAAAGGATCGAGGTATTTCCA ATCCCGATCGAGGTCAAGATCAAGATCCAGGTCTCTTTCACCACCGAGAAGCAG CCGATCAAAGTCCAGATCTCCATCTCCAAAAAGAAG tCGTTCCCCATCAGGAAGTCCGCGAAGAAGCCCAAGTCCTGAAAGAGTGGACTGA
- the LOC136330316 gene encoding serine/arginine-rich splicing factor 7 isoform X2 translates to MSRYGRYGGETKVYVGNLGTGAGKGELERAFSYYGPLRTVWIARNPPGFAFVEFEDPRDAEDAVRGLDGKVICGSRVRVELSTGMPRRSRFDRPPARRPFDPNDRCYECGEKGHYAYDCHRYSRRRRSSRSRSRSHSRSRGRRYSRSRSRSRGRRSRSASPRRSRSVSLRRSRSASLRRSRSGSIKGSRSRSRSRSRSRSLSPPRSSRSKSRSPSPKRSRSKSRSPSPKRSRSPSGSPRRSPSPERVD, encoded by the exons ATGTCGCGTTATGGGCGGTACGGAGGAG AAACCAAGGTGTATGTTGGTAACCTGGGAACTGGTGCTGGCAAAGGAGAGTTAGAAAGGGCTTTCAGTTATTATGGTCCATTAAGAACTGTGTGGATTGCGAGAAATCCTCCAGGATTTGCCTTTGTGGAATTTGAAGACCCTAGAGATGCAGAAGATGCAGTGCGAGGCCTGGATGGCAA ggTGATTTGTGGTTCCCGAGTAAGGGTTGAACTATCAACAGGCATGCCTCGGAGATCTCGTTTTGATAGACCACCTGCCCGACGTCCCTTTGATCCCAATGATAGATGTtatgagtgtggagaaaagggacattATGCTTATGATTGTCATCGCTATAGTCGGCGAAGAAGAAGCAgcag GTCACGCTCTAGATCACATTCGAGATCCAGAGGTAGGCGATACTCTCGCTCACGAAGCAGGAGCAGGGGAAGGAG gtCAAGATCAGCATCTCCTCGACGATCCAGATCTGTATCTCTCCGTAGATCACGATCAGCCTCCCTCAGACGCTCTAGATCTGGTTCTATAAAAGGATCGAG ATCCCGATCGAGGTCAAGATCAAGATCCAGGTCTCTTTCACCACCGAGAAGCAG CCGATCAAAGTCCAGATCTCCATCTCCAAAAAGAAG CCGATCAAAGTCTAGATCTCCATCTCCAAAAAGAAG tCGTTCCCCATCAGGAAGTCCGCGAAGAAGCCCAAGTCCTGAAAGAGTGGACTGA
- the LOC136330316 gene encoding serine/arginine-rich splicing factor 7 isoform X1 → MSRYGRYGGETKVYVGNLGTGAGKGELERAFSYYGPLRTVWIARNPPGFAFVEFEDPRDAEDAVRGLDGKVICGSRVRVELSTGMPRRSRFDRPPARRPFDPNDRCYECGEKGHYAYDCHRYSRRRRSSRSRSRSHSRSRGRRYSRSRSRSRGRRSRSASPRRSRSVSLRRSRSASLRRSRSGSIKGSRYFQSRSRSRSRSRSLSPPRSSRSKSRSPSPKRSRSKSRSPSPKRSRSPSGSPRRSPSPERVD, encoded by the exons ATGTCGCGTTATGGGCGGTACGGAGGAG AAACCAAGGTGTATGTTGGTAACCTGGGAACTGGTGCTGGCAAAGGAGAGTTAGAAAGGGCTTTCAGTTATTATGGTCCATTAAGAACTGTGTGGATTGCGAGAAATCCTCCAGGATTTGCCTTTGTGGAATTTGAAGACCCTAGAGATGCAGAAGATGCAGTGCGAGGCCTGGATGGCAA ggTGATTTGTGGTTCCCGAGTAAGGGTTGAACTATCAACAGGCATGCCTCGGAGATCTCGTTTTGATAGACCACCTGCCCGACGTCCCTTTGATCCCAATGATAGATGTtatgagtgtggagaaaagggacattATGCTTATGATTGTCATCGCTATAGTCGGCGAAGAAGAAGCAgcag GTCACGCTCTAGATCACATTCGAGATCCAGAGGTAGGCGATACTCTCGCTCACGAAGCAGGAGCAGGGGAAGGAG gtCAAGATCAGCATCTCCTCGACGATCCAGATCTGTATCTCTCCGTAGATCACGATCAGCCTCCCTCAGACGCTCTAGATCTGGTTCTATAAAAGGATCGAGGTATTTCCA ATCCCGATCGAGGTCAAGATCAAGATCCAGGTCTCTTTCACCACCGAGAAGCAG CCGATCAAAGTCCAGATCTCCATCTCCAAAAAGAAG CCGATCAAAGTCTAGATCTCCATCTCCAAAAAGAAG tCGTTCCCCATCAGGAAGTCCGCGAAGAAGCCCAAGTCCTGAAAGAGTGGACTGA
- the LOC136330316 gene encoding serine/arginine-rich splicing factor 7 isoform X4: protein MSRYGRYGGETKVYVGNLGTGAGKGELERAFSYYGPLRTVWIARNPPGFAFVEFEDPRDAEDAVRGLDGKVICGSRVRVELSTGMPRRSRFDRPPARRPFDPNDRCYECGEKGHYAYDCHRYSRRRRSSRSRSRSHSRSRGRRYSRSRSRSRGRRSRSASPRRSRSVSLRRSRSASLRRSRSGSIKGSRYFQSRSRSRSRSRSLSPPRSSRSKSRSPSPKRSRSPSGSPRRSPSPERVD from the exons ATGTCGCGTTATGGGCGGTACGGAGGAG AAACCAAGGTGTATGTTGGTAACCTGGGAACTGGTGCTGGCAAAGGAGAGTTAGAAAGGGCTTTCAGTTATTATGGTCCATTAAGAACTGTGTGGATTGCGAGAAATCCTCCAGGATTTGCCTTTGTGGAATTTGAAGACCCTAGAGATGCAGAAGATGCAGTGCGAGGCCTGGATGGCAA ggTGATTTGTGGTTCCCGAGTAAGGGTTGAACTATCAACAGGCATGCCTCGGAGATCTCGTTTTGATAGACCACCTGCCCGACGTCCCTTTGATCCCAATGATAGATGTtatgagtgtggagaaaagggacattATGCTTATGATTGTCATCGCTATAGTCGGCGAAGAAGAAGCAgcag GTCACGCTCTAGATCACATTCGAGATCCAGAGGTAGGCGATACTCTCGCTCACGAAGCAGGAGCAGGGGAAGGAG gtCAAGATCAGCATCTCCTCGACGATCCAGATCTGTATCTCTCCGTAGATCACGATCAGCCTCCCTCAGACGCTCTAGATCTGGTTCTATAAAAGGATCGAGGTATTTCCA ATCCCGATCGAGGTCAAGATCAAGATCCAGGTCTCTTTCACCACCGAGAAGCAG CCGATCAAAGTCTAGATCTCCATCTCCAAAAAGAAG tCGTTCCCCATCAGGAAGTCCGCGAAGAAGCCCAAGTCCTGAAAGAGTGGACTGA
- the LOC136330316 gene encoding serine/arginine-rich splicing factor 7 isoform X5 yields the protein MSRYGRYGGETKVYVGNLGTGAGKGELERAFSYYGPLRTVWIARNPPGFAFVEFEDPRDAEDAVRGLDGKVICGSRVRVELSTGMPRRSRFDRPPARRPFDPNDRCYECGEKGHYAYDCHRYSRRRRSSRSRSRSHSRSRGRRYSRSRSRSRGRRSRSASPRRSRSVSLRRSRSASLRRSRSGSIKGSRSRSRSRSRSRSLSPPRSSRSKSRSPSPKRSRSPSGSPRRSPSPERVD from the exons ATGTCGCGTTATGGGCGGTACGGAGGAG AAACCAAGGTGTATGTTGGTAACCTGGGAACTGGTGCTGGCAAAGGAGAGTTAGAAAGGGCTTTCAGTTATTATGGTCCATTAAGAACTGTGTGGATTGCGAGAAATCCTCCAGGATTTGCCTTTGTGGAATTTGAAGACCCTAGAGATGCAGAAGATGCAGTGCGAGGCCTGGATGGCAA ggTGATTTGTGGTTCCCGAGTAAGGGTTGAACTATCAACAGGCATGCCTCGGAGATCTCGTTTTGATAGACCACCTGCCCGACGTCCCTTTGATCCCAATGATAGATGTtatgagtgtggagaaaagggacattATGCTTATGATTGTCATCGCTATAGTCGGCGAAGAAGAAGCAgcag GTCACGCTCTAGATCACATTCGAGATCCAGAGGTAGGCGATACTCTCGCTCACGAAGCAGGAGCAGGGGAAGGAG gtCAAGATCAGCATCTCCTCGACGATCCAGATCTGTATCTCTCCGTAGATCACGATCAGCCTCCCTCAGACGCTCTAGATCTGGTTCTATAAAAGGATCGAG ATCCCGATCGAGGTCAAGATCAAGATCCAGGTCTCTTTCACCACCGAGAAGCAG CCGATCAAAGTCCAGATCTCCATCTCCAAAAAGAAG tCGTTCCCCATCAGGAAGTCCGCGAAGAAGCCCAAGTCCTGAAAGAGTGGACTGA